Proteins co-encoded in one Aspergillus luchuensis IFO 4308 DNA, chromosome 6, nearly complete sequence genomic window:
- a CDS encoding uncharacterized protein (COG:S;~EggNog:ENOG410PXVK;~InterPro:IPR021054;~PFAM:PF12296;~SECRETED:SignalP(1-16)) translates to MVLIAKLLTLALTAAGTPILRRDAITVDGLAGAVAIHDDLENLVSSVNDATTDTNSAGSLDDESGAAILADIQAVMGSLLGVLSAIENQATAWSSVPGGASLILGDLQSLNTAFDNFADALTTNGPASLSDEVTSFKTNLDNAFTSAEAAYSS, encoded by the exons ATGGTACTTATCGCCAAACTTCTCACTCTGGCTTTAACTGCTGCCGGTACCCCTATCCTTCGTCGCGACGCAATCACGGTCGA TGGCTTAGCCGGAGCTGTGGCCATCCACGACGATTTGGAGAATCTTGTTTCTTCAGTAAATGATGCTACTACCGATACGAACAGCGCCGGATCCTTGGATGATGAATCTGGAGCCGCTATTCTTGCGGACATCCAAGCGGTAATGGGAAGCCTTTTGGGCGTATTAAGTGCCATTGAAAATCAAGCAACTGCTTGGTCAAGTGTTCCAGGTGGAGCAAGTCTGATTCTTGGCGATCTCCAATCTCTCAACACGGCCTTCGACAATTTCGCTGACGCCTTGACAACGAACGGACCCGCTTCTCTCAGTGACGAGGTGACCTCATTCAAGACTAATCTTGACAATGCCTTTACTTCGGCAGAAGCTGCCTACTCCTCCTAG